The following proteins are co-located in the Haloarcula rubripromontorii genome:
- a CDS encoding M48 family metallopeptidase gives MAKAQPRQIDLLGNPIEYEVRRSADANEPRIDVDIHGVTVVLPESEDARPSRLLKENAAWVVDQQRKYDTYREQVPDRTFEAGESFPFLGQDRELVIEPRRKHEVDEDSIRLRKSAVEQSSVKRVLENFYRSRARDHLTERIDYYAGRMGVEYKKLELRNQRTRWGSCSTGGTISLNWRLILAPPKVVDYLVVHELAHLTEQHHGREFWKLVGEHVPDYKAKAEWLEQNSARLIFSEEDV, from the coding sequence ATGGCTAAAGCACAACCCCGACAAATCGACCTGTTGGGGAATCCCATTGAGTACGAGGTACGCCGCAGTGCCGACGCCAATGAGCCGCGTATCGACGTGGACATTCATGGCGTAACGGTCGTCCTTCCCGAGTCCGAGGACGCTCGTCCATCGAGATTGCTGAAGGAGAACGCGGCGTGGGTCGTGGACCAGCAACGGAAGTACGACACCTACCGTGAGCAAGTCCCCGACCGGACCTTCGAGGCTGGCGAGTCCTTTCCATTCCTCGGCCAAGACCGAGAACTCGTCATAGAGCCACGCCGAAAGCACGAGGTAGACGAAGACTCGATTCGTCTCCGAAAGAGCGCCGTTGAACAGTCCTCGGTGAAGCGAGTTCTGGAAAACTTCTACCGGAGCCGGGCACGGGACCACCTCACCGAACGTATCGACTACTACGCCGGACGCATGGGCGTCGAGTACAAGAAACTCGAACTCCGGAACCAGCGAACCCGGTGGGGCAGTTGTTCGACCGGCGGGACGATTAGCCTGAACTGGCGGCTCATTCTGGCCCCGCCCAAGGTTGTCGATTATCTCGTTGTTCACGAACTCGCCCACCTGACCGAACAGCACCACGGCAGGGAGTTCTGGAAGTTGGTCGGGGAACACGTCCCTGACTACAAGGCAAAGGCCGAGTGGTTAGAACAGAACAGCGCGAGGCTGATTTTCAGTGAAGAAGACGTGTGA
- a CDS encoding FxLYD domain-containing protein gives MQRRKYLATIGATVGGLALAGCTEDSGDSGGGDANDNSGDSSNGNSDNSGGDGNGGDSNSGNSGNSSGNDQPDVEILNHEFYSEEFSSGVRGTAVNNTDSEIGYVEATATFLDSEGTQIGEGLDNVSDLAGGREWEFDCMFTGQEESRIEEYEVEVTTGF, from the coding sequence ATGCAACGACGCAAGTACCTCGCAACTATCGGAGCAACTGTTGGTGGCCTCGCCCTCGCGGGATGTACGGAAGACAGCGGTGACTCCGGTGGCGGAGACGCGAACGACAACAGCGGAGACAGCAGTAACGGCAACTCGGACAACAGTGGCGGCGACGGCAACGGTGGCGATAGTAACAGCGGAAACAGCGGAAACAGTAGTGGCAACGACCAGCCCGACGTGGAAATCCTGAACCACGAGTTCTACAGCGAGGAGTTCTCTTCGGGCGTTCGTGGCACCGCTGTCAACAATACCGACAGTGAAATCGGCTACGTCGAGGCGACCGCGACGTTCCTCGACTCGGAAGGTACGCAGATAGGCGAAGGACTCGATAACGTGAGCGACCTTGCTGGTGGGCGTGAGTGGGAGTTCGACTGTATGTTCACCGGGCAGGAAGAGAGCCGTATTGAAGAGTACGAAGTCGAAGTGACGACCGGGTTCTGA
- a CDS encoding PH domain-containing protein yields the protein MPEGNYVTNKTVSKVEDELRADEEVQYLARGNKVEQSYRGSTEKLGYLRGRPWLVVTDQRVFLKIPKAMSSHVDSFEYDELAGADLGNSGMTGTRVKFRTVQGKDYSFRADKPEDTELEMMVEFMREQASGQRSTGAAPSGSHSADLHQTESCIECGQGVSEGVSRCPNCGFNPAAHNKWRAIHSVLAGFSFITIVGIPLAIWFYLKAKSHRKKVKGGVTG from the coding sequence ATGCCCGAAGGAAACTACGTAACGAACAAGACGGTTAGCAAGGTCGAAGACGAACTCCGAGCCGACGAAGAGGTACAGTACCTTGCCCGAGGGAACAAGGTCGAACAGAGTTACCGTGGGTCTACGGAGAAGTTGGGATACCTCCGAGGTCGTCCGTGGTTAGTTGTCACTGACCAGCGAGTGTTTCTGAAAATCCCGAAGGCAATGAGTAGCCATGTGGACTCGTTCGAGTATGATGAACTCGCTGGTGCCGACCTTGGAAACAGTGGCATGACTGGTACGCGGGTCAAGTTCCGCACCGTTCAGGGCAAGGACTACTCGTTCCGGGCAGACAAGCCCGAAGATACCGAGTTGGAAATGATGGTCGAGTTCATGCGGGAACAAGCGAGCGGTCAGCGGTCTACGGGAGCGGCTCCTTCGGGTTCTCACTCTGCGGACCTACACCAGACGGAATCCTGTATCGAGTGCGGCCAAGGTGTTTCAGAAGGAGTTAGCCGGTGTCCGAACTGTGGGTTCAACCCCGCCGCACACAACAAGTGGCGGGCGATTCACTCGGTGTTGGCTGGCTTTTCATTCATCACGATAGTCGGGATTCCGCTTGCAATATGGTTCTACCTCAAAGCAAAAAGCCATCGTAAGAAGGTGAAAGGAGGGGTCACCGGGTGA
- a CDS encoding tyrosine-type recombinase/integrase, protein MNRADPLDNLGSGDAVSAEIPPAPEDYEFEYPLVSERSKGDLQEFGLNMVDDYRDFKHELLSWLATYGKNPEKHEGLARSTLESTHYKLETAFRWLWRYENQYTTQFTPDHADKFVRVLDQSDGMIDSTVLHHAKDIKRYFRFSNHVRGTDYEWELDVELSQANGDERDYLRRSAFEPLYQAALDHSSVKSYHSVSPDERSQLKSFVAQRLGIPKEKVGPAEFKEANSWKYPSMIAVTLDTGLRPIEVGRAKVSWVNLEDNELNIPKDEATKNEAHWNCAIKGRTAKALKRWLDERASMDKYDGRDELWLTQKSSPYSSKSCNALLHRVIESGDVPIPEHKEISWYSIRHGVATYWANHVGPHHAKEQLRHKSLNTTMKYLHSDAETRNSAVEQIW, encoded by the coding sequence ATGAACCGGGCTGACCCGCTCGACAACCTCGGTAGTGGGGACGCGGTATCCGCAGAGATACCACCCGCGCCCGAGGACTACGAGTTCGAGTACCCACTGGTCAGCGAGCGCTCGAAGGGCGACTTGCAAGAGTTTGGACTGAACATGGTAGACGACTACCGCGACTTCAAACACGAACTGCTGTCGTGGCTCGCCACCTATGGGAAGAATCCCGAGAAGCACGAGGGCCTTGCCCGCTCGACGCTCGAATCCACCCACTACAAACTCGAAACGGCCTTCCGGTGGCTGTGGCGGTACGAGAACCAGTACACCACGCAGTTCACGCCCGACCATGCGGACAAGTTCGTTCGCGTCCTCGACCAGTCGGACGGGATGATTGACTCGACCGTCCTGCACCATGCCAAGGACATTAAGCGGTACTTCCGCTTCAGTAACCACGTCCGGGGAACGGACTACGAGTGGGAACTCGACGTGGAACTCTCGCAGGCGAACGGTGACGAACGGGACTACCTTCGGCGGAGTGCGTTCGAGCCGTTGTACCAAGCGGCGCTCGACCACTCGTCGGTAAAGAGTTACCACTCCGTCTCGCCCGACGAGCGTAGCCAACTGAAGTCCTTCGTCGCACAGCGGCTTGGAATCCCGAAGGAGAAGGTCGGCCCGGCGGAGTTCAAAGAAGCGAACTCGTGGAAGTACCCGTCCATGATAGCAGTCACGCTCGACACCGGACTACGCCCTATCGAGGTTGGGCGGGCGAAGGTGTCGTGGGTAAACCTCGAAGACAACGAACTGAACATCCCCAAGGACGAGGCTACGAAGAACGAAGCGCATTGGAACTGTGCTATCAAGGGTCGAACGGCGAAGGCCCTGAAACGCTGGCTCGATGAACGGGCGTCGATGGACAAGTACGACGGCAGAGACGAGTTGTGGCTAACGCAGAAGTCGTCGCCGTACAGTTCCAAGTCGTGCAACGCGCTCCTTCACCGGGTAATCGAGAGCGGTGATGTTCCGATTCCCGAGCATAAGGAAATCTCGTGGTACTCTATCCGGCACGGGGTGGCAACGTATTGGGCGAACCACGTTGGCCCGCACCACGCGAAGGAGCAACTACGGCACAAGAGTCTGAACACGACTATGAAGTACCTACACTCGGACGCAGAAACGCGGAACAGTGCCGTAGAGCAAATCTGGTAG
- a CDS encoding DUF7114 family protein, giving the protein MEEVAAVRRAALAAVDDVEPDRLHERIDARLDDASLAPGVLTLVSAGATSDPPVDLADGVADRAAGVQLIYEGLSLTRQLARDDPWVNGDRDTADLDILIADILVSRGFYLLARTEAADAAVTVVRSFGHDQTVRQTTDDESLDTALETDILELAVVAGVTAAGIRPTPTLREYATELAVDGLPSNADLLAEEVADTLRARAGAEQPTGDGTEAAADH; this is encoded by the coding sequence ATGGAGGAAGTGGCGGCAGTTCGCCGAGCGGCGTTGGCGGCAGTCGACGATGTCGAGCCTGACCGGCTTCACGAGCGGATCGACGCTCGCTTGGACGACGCGTCGCTGGCGCCCGGCGTCCTGACGCTCGTCAGCGCGGGCGCGACCAGCGACCCACCGGTCGACCTGGCTGACGGCGTCGCTGACCGAGCCGCCGGCGTCCAGCTCATCTACGAGGGGCTCTCGCTCACTCGGCAACTGGCCCGGGATGACCCCTGGGTCAACGGCGACCGCGACACCGCCGACTTGGACATCCTCATCGCGGATATCCTCGTCTCACGGGGCTTCTACCTGCTCGCCAGAACCGAGGCCGCCGACGCCGCTGTCACTGTCGTCCGCTCGTTCGGCCACGACCAGACGGTCCGTCAGACGACCGACGACGAAAGCCTCGACACTGCGCTCGAAACGGACATTCTGGAACTCGCCGTCGTCGCCGGCGTCACTGCTGCCGGCATCAGACCCACTCCGACGCTTCGCGAGTACGCGACTGAGCTGGCCGTCGACGGCCTCCCGTCGAATGCCGACCTGCTCGCTGAGGAGGTCGCTGACACACTCCGTGCGCGAGCCGGGGCCGAACAGCCAACCGGCGACGGGACCGAGGCCGCCGCCGACCACTGA
- a CDS encoding enoyl-CoA hydratase/isomerase family protein, which translates to MVQTTSSDGVRTLTLDRPDQRNALTSAALRDLEAAVESASEPVLYLHGAGEAFCAGADLNEVKALSASSAETFAALGQRVARTLESYDGAVVAGIDGAARGGGVELALACDIRVATPDATLAETGVKLGLFGAWGGTARLPDIVGTGDALDIALSGRTLDAKTALQMGLVSRLTTEPRAVAEELADVDADALRVLKTRIRDDADTETQERREQQAFADLNAKTE; encoded by the coding sequence ATGGTACAGACCACGAGCAGCGATGGTGTCCGGACCCTGACGCTCGACCGGCCCGACCAGCGCAATGCGCTCACCAGCGCGGCGCTTCGTGACCTCGAAGCGGCGGTCGAGTCAGCGAGCGAACCGGTGCTGTATCTCCACGGCGCTGGCGAGGCGTTCTGTGCCGGCGCGGACCTGAACGAAGTAAAGGCGCTCTCCGCGTCGAGCGCCGAGACGTTCGCGGCGCTGGGCCAGCGGGTCGCCCGGACGCTCGAATCCTACGACGGGGCGGTCGTCGCCGGTATCGACGGCGCGGCACGGGGCGGCGGCGTCGAACTGGCGCTGGCCTGCGATATCCGTGTAGCGACACCCGATGCGACGCTGGCCGAGACAGGTGTCAAACTCGGCCTGTTCGGCGCGTGGGGTGGGACGGCGCGGCTCCCAGACATCGTCGGGACCGGCGACGCCCTAGACATCGCACTCTCCGGCCGAACGCTCGACGCAAAGACGGCGCTGCAGATGGGGCTGGTTTCGCGGCTCACTACGGAGCCACGGGCCGTCGCCGAGGAGTTGGCAGATGTCGACGCGGACGCGCTTCGGGTGCTGAAAACACGGATCCGAGACGACGCGGACACCGAGACACAGGAGCGCCGCGAGCAGCAGGCCTTCGCCGATCTCAACGCGAAGACGGAGTAG
- a CDS encoding DUF3105 domain-containing protein has product MVDCEYCSESFDGEDAYLTHLDDAHDGELGAIDRRRVEAQAGGEDGTALPVGPIVIGVVVVFAIGLTVYVTQLSGGDGGRGADLVGTAGAQPLSAVEASGIEASPLDEAGDSDRLAGVEQFPDRGANHVEEGSAIDYQRVPPLSGTHYASTVDAGFYEATPLLGSLVHTLEHGAVIVYYDPDEISPEARASLRELSSTHTGTWRSVVAVPNPSDDPRAPYVVTAWRHELLLDSYDAETAHAFLSEYLGRGPENPVR; this is encoded by the coding sequence ATGGTCGACTGTGAGTATTGTTCAGAATCGTTCGACGGCGAGGACGCCTACCTCACCCACCTCGACGACGCTCACGACGGCGAATTGGGAGCTATCGATCGTCGGCGCGTCGAGGCACAGGCCGGCGGCGAGGACGGGACCGCCCTTCCGGTGGGCCCCATCGTTATCGGCGTCGTCGTGGTGTTCGCTATCGGACTCACAGTGTATGTGACTCAGCTAAGTGGCGGTGATGGCGGACGTGGCGCGGATCTAGTCGGGACCGCAGGCGCACAGCCGCTTTCGGCGGTCGAAGCCTCCGGAATCGAAGCGTCACCGCTCGACGAGGCCGGCGACAGCGACCGTCTGGCCGGCGTCGAGCAGTTCCCGGATCGGGGGGCCAACCACGTCGAAGAGGGGAGTGCCATCGACTACCAGCGGGTCCCGCCGCTCTCCGGGACACACTACGCGTCGACAGTGGATGCGGGCTTCTACGAGGCGACGCCGTTGCTTGGCTCGCTCGTCCACACGCTCGAACACGGCGCGGTCATCGTCTACTACGACCCCGACGAAATCTCGCCCGAAGCCAGAGCGAGCCTTCGAGAGTTGTCCAGCACACACACCGGTACTTGGCGGAGCGTCGTCGCCGTCCCGAATCCCAGCGACGACCCGCGGGCACCCTACGTCGTGACGGCGTGGCGGCACGAGCTGCTGCTTGACAGCTACGACGCCGAAACCGCCCACGCGTTCCTCTCTGAGTATCTGGGTCGCGGTCCGGAGAACCCGGTTCGCTAA
- a CDS encoding NAD+ synthase — MATAESIVRADEPLNLTFSAAELEAHRDHITSFIEEQVDAAGVDTVVMGLSGGIDSTLVSHLAVEALGRDAVHGLVMPSEVNRADNMSDAERVANDLLGIDYDVIEINPLVDAFLDAYPDAEGDQLAVGNLRVRCRAVLNYLVGNHEQALVLGTGNRSEALVGYYTKYGDGAVDCHPIAPLYKQQVRQLAKHVGVPDDLAEKTASAEMWAGQTDADEMGMDYDTLDSILALHIDGGVPAAATADRLGVSLDVVETVREMHTSSAHKRAMPPGPDPLY, encoded by the coding sequence ATGGCAACGGCCGAATCCATTGTCCGTGCCGATGAGCCGCTGAACCTGACGTTCTCTGCGGCTGAATTGGAGGCGCATCGCGATCATATTACGTCGTTCATCGAGGAGCAGGTCGACGCTGCCGGTGTCGACACCGTCGTGATGGGGCTCTCGGGTGGCATCGATAGCACGCTCGTCTCGCATCTGGCCGTCGAAGCGCTCGGCCGTGACGCCGTTCACGGGCTCGTGATGCCCAGCGAGGTCAATCGTGCCGACAATATGAGCGACGCCGAGCGGGTGGCCAACGACCTGCTCGGCATCGACTACGACGTCATCGAGATCAACCCGCTGGTCGACGCGTTCCTCGATGCCTATCCAGATGCTGAGGGCGACCAGCTCGCCGTCGGCAATCTCCGGGTCCGCTGTCGAGCGGTGCTGAACTATCTCGTCGGCAACCACGAACAGGCGCTGGTACTGGGGACTGGAAACCGGAGCGAGGCATTGGTCGGCTACTACACGAAATACGGCGACGGCGCGGTCGACTGCCATCCTATCGCGCCGCTGTACAAACAGCAGGTCCGGCAGCTTGCGAAACACGTCGGCGTCCCCGATGACCTCGCCGAAAAGACCGCTAGCGCCGAGATGTGGGCCGGGCAAACCGACGCCGACGAGATGGGGATGGACTACGACACGCTCGACTCCATCCTCGCTCTGCACATCGACGGCGGTGTTCCGGCGGCCGCGACAGCCGACCGGCTTGGTGTCTCGCTCGATGTCGTTGAGACTGTCCGTGAGATGCACACCTCGAGCGCCCACAAGCGGGCGATGCCGCCGGGTCCGGACCCGCTGTACTGA
- a CDS encoding AAA family ATPase → MDAPLWTETHAPELSDIRQPKAREHLQGAIEEPMNLLVHGPKGSGKTAAVRAFAREVHENPDADFTELNMADVFDMTKKEVANDPRFSSFIDSKRRRESSKADLINHVLKESASYSPVSGSYKTILLDNAEGMREDFQQALRRVMEQYYEATQFVIATRQPSAVIPPIRSRCFPVVMREPTHEETASVLEDIVTAEGVDHDDDGIEYVAGYAEGDLRTAVLAAQTTAEAEGEVTMDAAFETLNAVEADDQVEQMIDAAEEGRFTDARSTLDDLLVDEGYGASDVLDDVLDVARSRYSGDRLAEIHTMAGETDMALVDAANERIHLSHLLAQLGEQ, encoded by the coding sequence ATGGACGCGCCGCTGTGGACAGAAACACACGCCCCGGAGTTGTCGGATATCCGCCAGCCGAAGGCCCGCGAGCACCTGCAGGGGGCCATAGAGGAGCCGATGAATCTGCTGGTCCACGGCCCAAAAGGCAGCGGAAAGACGGCCGCTGTCCGGGCCTTTGCCCGGGAGGTCCACGAGAATCCCGACGCGGACTTCACCGAACTGAATATGGCTGACGTGTTCGACATGACAAAAAAGGAGGTCGCCAACGACCCGCGCTTCTCGTCGTTCATCGACAGCAAGCGCCGCCGAGAGTCCTCGAAGGCCGACCTCATCAACCACGTTCTCAAGGAGTCAGCCAGCTACTCGCCGGTGTCGGGCAGCTACAAGACCATCCTGCTCGACAACGCCGAGGGGATGCGCGAGGACTTCCAGCAGGCGCTACGCCGGGTGATGGAGCAGTACTACGAGGCGACGCAGTTCGTCATCGCGACGCGCCAGCCCTCGGCTGTTATCCCGCCGATCCGCTCGCGGTGTTTCCCGGTCGTGATGCGCGAGCCGACCCACGAGGAGACGGCGTCGGTGCTTGAGGACATCGTCACCGCGGAGGGCGTCGACCACGACGACGACGGCATCGAATACGTCGCCGGCTACGCGGAGGGCGACCTTCGGACGGCGGTGCTGGCCGCACAGACGACCGCCGAAGCCGAAGGTGAGGTGACGATGGACGCCGCCTTCGAGACGCTCAACGCCGTCGAAGCCGACGACCAGGTCGAGCAGATGATCGACGCGGCCGAAGAGGGGCGCTTTACCGACGCGCGGTCGACGCTGGACGACTTGCTCGTCGACGAGGGCTACGGCGCGTCCGACGTGCTTGACGACGTGCTAGACGTGGCCCGGTCGCGCTACTCCGGCGACCGCTTGGCCGAGATCCATACGATGGCCGGCGAGACAGATATGGCACTCGTCGACGCGGCAAACGAGCGAATCCACCTCTCGCATCTCCTCGCACAGCTTGGCGAGCAGTGA
- a CDS encoding 30S ribosomal protein S24e encodes MDIDIIEEDENPMLHRTDVRFEVVHDEATPSRLSVRDSLAATLNKDAEEVVIHKLDTKFGMRKTVGYAKVYDSPEYARDVEQDHMLERNKIVADGEEEAEEA; translated from the coding sequence ATGGATATCGACATCATCGAAGAAGACGAGAATCCCATGTTGCACCGCACGGACGTCCGGTTCGAGGTCGTCCACGACGAAGCCACTCCCTCCCGTCTCTCTGTCCGCGACTCTCTTGCGGCCACGCTGAACAAGGACGCCGAGGAAGTCGTCATCCACAAGCTCGACACCAAGTTCGGCATGCGGAAGACGGTCGGCTACGCGAAGGTCTACGACAGCCCCGAGTACGCCCGCGACGTCGAGCAGGACCACATGCTCGAACGCAACAAGATCGTCGCCGACGGCGAAGAGGAAGCGGAGGAAGCATAG
- a CDS encoding 30S ribosomal protein S27ae, which translates to MPHNEYYNDGELDRETCPRCGDTVLAEHEDRQHCGKCGYTEWK; encoded by the coding sequence ATGCCACACAACGAGTACTACAACGACGGCGAACTCGACCGCGAGACCTGTCCCCGGTGTGGCGACACCGTCCTCGCCGAGCACGAGGACCGCCAGCACTGCGGGAAGTGCGGCTACACCGAGTGGAAGTAA
- a CDS encoding bifunctional N(6)-L-threonylcarbamoyladenine synthase/serine/threonine protein kinase codes for MRILGIEGTAWAASAAVFETPDPAQVTDDDHVFIETDAYAPDSGGIHPREAAEHMGEAIPTVVETAIEHAHERATAGGTDERGTDSAPIDAVAFARGPGLGPCLRIVATAARAVAQRFDVPLVGVNHMVAHLEVGRHRSGFDSPVCLNASGANAHILGYRNGRYRVLGETMDTGVGNAIDKFTRHIGWSHPGGPKVEQHARDGEYHELPYVVKGMDFSFSGIMSAAKQAVDGVSASDASGGSSDEHGESDGGVPVDDVCRGMEETIFAMLTEVSERALSLTGADELVLGGGVGQNDRLQRMLGEMCEQRGATFYAPENRFLRDNAGMIAILGAKMYAAGDTIEIEDSQIDSNFRPDEVAVAWRGAEESVDSYRAADDEVQGAEATVRFEGDRVVKERIPRSYRHPRLDERLRTERTRQEARLTSEARRHGVPTPLVRDVDPHEARIVFQRVGESDLREGLSEARAADVGRWLARIHDAGFVHGDPTTRNVRVGSRSGQADRTFLIDFGLGYYTQEAEDHAMDLHVLAQSLAGTADDPETQLSAAEDAYRTESDHADAVFASLDDIEGRGRYQ; via the coding sequence ATGCGTATTCTGGGTATCGAAGGTACCGCCTGGGCAGCCAGTGCTGCGGTGTTCGAGACGCCGGACCCAGCGCAGGTAACCGACGACGACCACGTTTTCATCGAGACTGACGCCTACGCGCCGGACAGCGGCGGCATCCATCCCCGGGAAGCGGCCGAACACATGGGCGAGGCCATCCCGACCGTCGTCGAGACGGCCATCGAACACGCACACGAGCGGGCGACCGCTGGCGGCACGGACGAGCGCGGAACCGACAGCGCTCCTATCGACGCCGTCGCCTTCGCCCGCGGCCCGGGTCTGGGACCCTGTCTGCGTATCGTCGCGACGGCGGCCAGAGCCGTCGCTCAACGCTTCGACGTGCCGCTGGTCGGCGTGAACCACATGGTCGCTCACCTCGAAGTGGGCCGCCATCGCTCGGGCTTCGATTCGCCGGTGTGTCTGAACGCCTCGGGCGCGAACGCCCACATTCTGGGGTACCGGAACGGCCGCTACCGCGTGCTGGGCGAGACGATGGACACCGGTGTCGGCAACGCTATCGACAAGTTCACGCGCCACATCGGCTGGTCCCACCCGGGCGGACCAAAGGTCGAACAGCACGCCCGTGACGGCGAGTACCACGAGCTACCCTACGTCGTCAAGGGGATGGACTTCTCCTTCTCGGGCATCATGAGCGCCGCCAAGCAGGCCGTCGACGGCGTCTCCGCGAGTGATGCGAGCGGAGGCTCGTCGGACGAGCACGGCGAATCCGACGGTGGCGTCCCGGTAGACGATGTCTGTCGCGGGATGGAAGAGACTATCTTCGCGATGCTGACGGAGGTCTCCGAGCGGGCGCTGTCGCTGACTGGCGCCGACGAACTGGTGCTTGGCGGTGGCGTCGGCCAGAACGACCGCCTCCAGCGGATGCTCGGCGAGATGTGTGAGCAACGCGGCGCAACGTTTTACGCCCCCGAAAATCGCTTCCTGCGGGACAACGCGGGGATGATAGCCATACTCGGCGCGAAGATGTACGCGGCCGGTGACACCATCGAAATAGAGGACTCACAGATAGACTCGAACTTCCGGCCCGACGAGGTGGCCGTCGCCTGGCGCGGGGCCGAAGAATCGGTGGACAGCTATCGGGCGGCGGACGACGAAGTTCAGGGTGCGGAGGCAACGGTCCGCTTCGAGGGCGACCGGGTCGTCAAGGAGCGGATCCCCCGGAGCTACCGCCACCCGCGACTCGACGAGCGCCTGCGGACCGAGCGCACCAGACAGGAGGCCCGGCTCACCAGCGAGGCGCGCCGGCACGGCGTCCCGACGCCGCTGGTCCGGGACGTGGACCCACACGAGGCCCGCATCGTCTTCCAGCGGGTGGGCGAGTCGGACCTCCGCGAGGGGCTGTCCGAGGCGCGGGCCGCGGACGTTGGCCGCTGGCTCGCCCGCATCCACGACGCCGGCTTCGTCCACGGCGACCCGACGACGCGGAACGTCCGGGTCGGCAGCCGGAGCGGGCAGGCGGACCGGACGTTCCTCATCGACTTCGGGCTGGGCTACTACACGCAGGAGGCTGAGGACCACGCGATGGACCTCCACGTGCTCGCCCAGTCGCTCGCCGGGACCGCGGACGACCCTGAGACGCAGCTGTCGGCCGCTGAGGACGCCTACCGGACCGAAAGCGACCACGCCGACGCGGTGTTCGCCAGTCTCGACGACATCGAGGGACGCGGGCGGTATCAGTAA
- a CDS encoding DUF5808 domain-containing protein: MAEKPQSGTLFGVPYNFERPSLKRLVSAYWKPGDDMLVEKPFGIGYTLNLANWRSWVVLAVAGVMLYLERGGSSEEFESESEDEPVEVVVD, from the coding sequence ATGGCAGAAAAACCCCAGTCGGGAACGTTGTTCGGCGTGCCGTACAACTTCGAACGACCGAGCCTCAAGCGGTTGGTGTCGGCCTATTGGAAGCCGGGCGATGACATGCTGGTCGAAAAGCCGTTCGGCATCGGCTACACGCTGAACCTGGCGAACTGGCGCTCGTGGGTCGTGCTCGCGGTCGCCGGCGTGATGCTGTACCTCGAGCGCGGCGGCAGCAGCGAGGAGTTCGAGTCCGAGAGCGAGGACGAACCGGTCGAAGTCGTCGTCGACTGA
- a CDS encoding non-canonical purine NTP pyrophosphatase, with the protein MLNFVTTNPGKVREATEYLDDDVRQFDFDYPEVQADDLRTVAAEGARAAYHAADGPVIVDDAGLFIDAFDGFPGPYSSYVEDTVGVERVWRMTEPEDDRGAAFKTVIAYCDGEGFEATPDPDGINREGRRGQDLAADDRGAATTDEQVHDGSAKSSETVPVKLFEGRVNGEIVAPRGEGGFGFDPIFEHDGTTFAEMSTEQKNAISHRGRALAKFAEWYGER; encoded by the coding sequence ATGCTCAATTTTGTCACGACTAACCCCGGGAAAGTCCGGGAGGCGACCGAGTATCTCGACGACGATGTCCGGCAGTTCGACTTCGACTACCCGGAGGTTCAGGCCGACGACCTGCGAACGGTCGCGGCAGAGGGCGCGCGAGCGGCCTATCACGCAGCGGACGGGCCGGTCATCGTCGACGACGCGGGGCTGTTCATCGACGCCTTCGACGGGTTCCCCGGGCCGTACTCCTCTTACGTCGAGGATACCGTCGGCGTAGAGCGTGTCTGGCGTATGACCGAACCAGAGGACGACCGCGGCGCGGCGTTCAAGACGGTCATCGCCTACTGTGACGGCGAAGGCTTCGAGGCGACGCCGGACCCGGACGGCATCAACCGCGAGGGCCGGCGCGGACAGGACCTGGCAGCCGACGACCGCGGCGCAGCGACGACGGACGAGCAGGTTCACGACGGGAGCGCAAAGAGTAGCGAGACAGTGCCGGTAAAGCTGTTCGAGGGGCGTGTGAACGGCGAGATCGTCGCCCCGCGCGGCGAGGGTGGGTTCGGCTTCGATCCGATCTTCGAGCACGACGGGACGACCTTCGCGGAGATGAGCACCGAGCAGAAGAACGCCATTTCCCACCGCGGGCGGGCGCTGGCGAAGTTCGCGGAGTGGTACGGTGAGCGGTAG